A region from the Aegilops tauschii subsp. strangulata cultivar AL8/78 chromosome 5, Aet v6.0, whole genome shotgun sequence genome encodes:
- the LOC109757860 gene encoding WEB family protein At5g55860 isoform X1, with product MATKVRPPSTDAEKLEVGEIDTRAPFESVKAAVSLFGEVRFSSDKSAARKPKAPQAEQKVLAKETELHLAQKELNKYREQLSNAETARLQSLSELEKARKTVDELTTKLDAINKSKEMAIQATEDTKTRTKQLEVGSPKEAVRKDSPLKQELDSARQQYAVALADLDAAKQELRKLKKDFETSLDMRLSAAQKEEESLHSIEANKEKAAQLRNEAKAIQESLMHMKADTEQLHEEESQVLVEKDVARNAYKQALEETEKKLSYLRNEFDPAAYKTLKEKLDETNSEISSMQKKIEDARALDLETVAAITTELDDAKEMLQKVAEEESTLWNLVESLKLELAAVKQDHSQLKEKDTDTESIVADLHAKLQKCKSELEVAVCAESEAATASDDLMLALQQLSCESKTALQEAEMMQKSAAELRIEAEAARVALTEAEERLQSALKEAEEAKAAEAKALDQIKQLSDRASAVQASTSEPGGKVTISKAEFESLSRKVKESEKLSEMKVAAAMAQVEAVRASENEAIQKMKTARREMEDMELATEEALKRAETAEAAKKAVEGELKRWREKEQKKAAESVSSAEAQAHATTLSSVHKAPAGKPTEKNDGHQRNNRTLLRKGFVLPNITGMFHKKKGHADGSSP from the exons ATGGCTACAAAAGTTCGCCCACCTTCTACTGACGCAGAAAAATTGGAGGTTGGAGAAATAGATACAAGAGCTCCTTTTGAATCTGTCAAAGCTGCAGTGAGCTTATTTGGTGAAGTAAGGTTTTCATCTGACAAATCAGCTGCGAGAAAGCCAAAGGCTCCTCAAGCAGAG CAGAAGGTGTTAGCTAAGGAGACCGAACTTCATTTGGCCCAGAAAGAGTTGAATAAATACAGGGAACAACTGAGTAATGCTGAAACAGCCAGACTACAGTCCCTCTCCGAGTTGGAGAAAGCTAGAAAAACTGTTGATGAGCTAACTACTAAGCTGGATGCAATCAATAAATCCAAAGAGATGGCTATTCAAGCCACGGAAGATACAAAGACTCGAACCAAGCAGCTTGAAGTAGGCAGCCCGAAGGAAGCTGTTCGAAAAGATAGTCCCTTGAAGCAGGAACTGGACAGTGCAAGGCAACAGTATGCGGTTGCTCTGGCAGACCTCGATGCAGCCAAACAGGAGCTGAGGAAGCTTAAGAAGGATTTTGAAACCTCATTAGATATGAGGCTGTCTGCTGCCCAGAAGGAAGAGGAATCATTGCACTCGATAGAAGCCAACAAGGAAAAGGCTGCTCAACTTCGTAATGAGGCTAAAGCAATTCAAGAATCGCTTATGCACATGAAGGCAGATACAGAACAATTACATGAAGAGGAGTCGCAAGTCCTTGTTGAGAAGGATGTTGCTAGGAATGCATATAAACAGGCTTTGGAAGAAACTGAGAAGAAATTGTCATATTTGAGAAATGAATTTGATCCTGCTGCTTATAAAACCCTTAAAGAAAAGCTAGATGAGACCAACTCTGAGATTTCATCAATGCAGAAAAAGATCGAAGATGCCCGTGCTCTAGATTTAGAAACTGTTGCTGCTATCACCACAGAATTGGATGATGCTAAGGAAATGTTGCAGAAAGTAGCTGAAGAGGAAAGCACACTTTGGAACTTAGTAGAATCCCTGAAgctggagttagcagctgtaaaGCAGGACCACAGTCAACTCAAAGAGAAGGATACAGATACTGAATCCATTGTTGCAGATCTACATGCCAAGCTTCAGAAATGCAAATCTGAGCTTGAGGTAGCTGTTTGTGCTGAATCAGAAGCTGCAACAGCTTCTGATGACTTGATGCTAGCTCTTCAACAGCTGTCGTGTGAGTCTAAAACTGCCCTGCAGGAAGCTGAAATGATGCAGAAGAGTGCAGCAGAGTTAAGAATTGAAGCTGAAGCAGCACGTGTTGCGTTAACAGAAGCCGAGGAACGGTTGCAATCAGCTTTGAAAGAAGCAGAAGAAGCAAAAGCAGCTGAAGCGAAGGCCCTTGACCAGATTAAGCAGCTATCAGACAGAGCAAGTGCTGTTCAAGCTTCAACTTCTGAACCCGGAGGAAAGGTCACAATCTCAAAAGCGGAGTTTGAATCTCTTAGCCGTAAGGTAAAGGAGTCAGAGAAGTTGAGTGAGATGAAAGTAGCTGCTGCCATGGCGCAAGTGGAAGCTGTTAGAGCCAGTGAGAATGAGGCAATACAGAAAATGAAAACTGCCCGGAGAGAGATGGAGGACATGGAATTAGCAACAGAGGAGGCACTGAAGAGGGCGGAGACGGCTGAAGCAGCAAAGAAGGCTGTAGAAGGTGAGCTTAAGAGGTGGCGTGAAAAGGAACAGAAGAAAGCTGCAGAGTCCGTGTCTTCTGCAGAAGCGCAAGCACACGCAACCACACTTTCATCTGTACACAAGGCTCCTGCTGGAAAACCCACCGAGAAGAATGATGGGCATCAAAGGAACAACAGAACGCTGTTGAGGAAGGGCTTTGTGTTGCCAAACATCACAGGCATGTTTCATAAGAAGAAGGGCCATGCCGATGGCAGTTCTCCATAA
- the LOC109757860 gene encoding WEB family protein At5g55860 isoform X2 — MATKVRPPSTDAEKLEVGEIDTRAPFESVKAAVSLFGEVRFSSDKSAARKPKAPQAEKVLAKETELHLAQKELNKYREQLSNAETARLQSLSELEKARKTVDELTTKLDAINKSKEMAIQATEDTKTRTKQLEVGSPKEAVRKDSPLKQELDSARQQYAVALADLDAAKQELRKLKKDFETSLDMRLSAAQKEEESLHSIEANKEKAAQLRNEAKAIQESLMHMKADTEQLHEEESQVLVEKDVARNAYKQALEETEKKLSYLRNEFDPAAYKTLKEKLDETNSEISSMQKKIEDARALDLETVAAITTELDDAKEMLQKVAEEESTLWNLVESLKLELAAVKQDHSQLKEKDTDTESIVADLHAKLQKCKSELEVAVCAESEAATASDDLMLALQQLSCESKTALQEAEMMQKSAAELRIEAEAARVALTEAEERLQSALKEAEEAKAAEAKALDQIKQLSDRASAVQASTSEPGGKVTISKAEFESLSRKVKESEKLSEMKVAAAMAQVEAVRASENEAIQKMKTARREMEDMELATEEALKRAETAEAAKKAVEGELKRWREKEQKKAAESVSSAEAQAHATTLSSVHKAPAGKPTEKNDGHQRNNRTLLRKGFVLPNITGMFHKKKGHADGSSP, encoded by the exons ATGGCTACAAAAGTTCGCCCACCTTCTACTGACGCAGAAAAATTGGAGGTTGGAGAAATAGATACAAGAGCTCCTTTTGAATCTGTCAAAGCTGCAGTGAGCTTATTTGGTGAAGTAAGGTTTTCATCTGACAAATCAGCTGCGAGAAAGCCAAAGGCTCCTCAAGCAGAG AAGGTGTTAGCTAAGGAGACCGAACTTCATTTGGCCCAGAAAGAGTTGAATAAATACAGGGAACAACTGAGTAATGCTGAAACAGCCAGACTACAGTCCCTCTCCGAGTTGGAGAAAGCTAGAAAAACTGTTGATGAGCTAACTACTAAGCTGGATGCAATCAATAAATCCAAAGAGATGGCTATTCAAGCCACGGAAGATACAAAGACTCGAACCAAGCAGCTTGAAGTAGGCAGCCCGAAGGAAGCTGTTCGAAAAGATAGTCCCTTGAAGCAGGAACTGGACAGTGCAAGGCAACAGTATGCGGTTGCTCTGGCAGACCTCGATGCAGCCAAACAGGAGCTGAGGAAGCTTAAGAAGGATTTTGAAACCTCATTAGATATGAGGCTGTCTGCTGCCCAGAAGGAAGAGGAATCATTGCACTCGATAGAAGCCAACAAGGAAAAGGCTGCTCAACTTCGTAATGAGGCTAAAGCAATTCAAGAATCGCTTATGCACATGAAGGCAGATACAGAACAATTACATGAAGAGGAGTCGCAAGTCCTTGTTGAGAAGGATGTTGCTAGGAATGCATATAAACAGGCTTTGGAAGAAACTGAGAAGAAATTGTCATATTTGAGAAATGAATTTGATCCTGCTGCTTATAAAACCCTTAAAGAAAAGCTAGATGAGACCAACTCTGAGATTTCATCAATGCAGAAAAAGATCGAAGATGCCCGTGCTCTAGATTTAGAAACTGTTGCTGCTATCACCACAGAATTGGATGATGCTAAGGAAATGTTGCAGAAAGTAGCTGAAGAGGAAAGCACACTTTGGAACTTAGTAGAATCCCTGAAgctggagttagcagctgtaaaGCAGGACCACAGTCAACTCAAAGAGAAGGATACAGATACTGAATCCATTGTTGCAGATCTACATGCCAAGCTTCAGAAATGCAAATCTGAGCTTGAGGTAGCTGTTTGTGCTGAATCAGAAGCTGCAACAGCTTCTGATGACTTGATGCTAGCTCTTCAACAGCTGTCGTGTGAGTCTAAAACTGCCCTGCAGGAAGCTGAAATGATGCAGAAGAGTGCAGCAGAGTTAAGAATTGAAGCTGAAGCAGCACGTGTTGCGTTAACAGAAGCCGAGGAACGGTTGCAATCAGCTTTGAAAGAAGCAGAAGAAGCAAAAGCAGCTGAAGCGAAGGCCCTTGACCAGATTAAGCAGCTATCAGACAGAGCAAGTGCTGTTCAAGCTTCAACTTCTGAACCCGGAGGAAAGGTCACAATCTCAAAAGCGGAGTTTGAATCTCTTAGCCGTAAGGTAAAGGAGTCAGAGAAGTTGAGTGAGATGAAAGTAGCTGCTGCCATGGCGCAAGTGGAAGCTGTTAGAGCCAGTGAGAATGAGGCAATACAGAAAATGAAAACTGCCCGGAGAGAGATGGAGGACATGGAATTAGCAACAGAGGAGGCACTGAAGAGGGCGGAGACGGCTGAAGCAGCAAAGAAGGCTGTAGAAGGTGAGCTTAAGAGGTGGCGTGAAAAGGAACAGAAGAAAGCTGCAGAGTCCGTGTCTTCTGCAGAAGCGCAAGCACACGCAACCACACTTTCATCTGTACACAAGGCTCCTGCTGGAAAACCCACCGAGAAGAATGATGGGCATCAAAGGAACAACAGAACGCTGTTGAGGAAGGGCTTTGTGTTGCCAAACATCACAGGCATGTTTCATAAGAAGAAGGGCCATGCCGATGGCAGTTCTCCATAA